Genomic DNA from Stigmatopora argus isolate UIUO_Sarg chromosome 13, RoL_Sarg_1.0, whole genome shotgun sequence:
ACGATTTTAGGATCGAACGCATTAATGGAAATTTTCATTTTGATCAGCAGGATGGAGGAGCAAAAAGCAAACGATCGCTCAAAACCGGCTGGTTTTTAAGCAGTTAGgtaaattgttaaaataaaaattgtttttccgATCATATATCATATAAACTGGATAACTCCATTCATGCCACATCAGCATAGATTTGCTttctcaaaaacaaaaaataataacgcACGCAACATTCTCATTTTCCGATTCTCTAAAACCACCAGTTAGGAAAAGAGcatcacaaagaaaaaaacaacaacaacattattcctattctttttttggggtggcaGATCGCCCAACCCAACATTAATCGTGTTTGCACTGGGATACTTCCCAATTTTGGTAGCGGATGCTGGGATTGTACAGAGGGCAAGTAGTTGGAGCCTGTGAAAAAGTTTGCTCCCGCCATGAAGCACGCTAGAATAAGCCCCAGAGCCAAAGTGTGGAAAGCAGCTGGAGAGCAAGAGTCAGCTTTGGCAGCGGTGATAATCAACAGGGAGGATGTGGCGAAAGAAACCCTCGGGGAGGAGGGGGTTGGCAGAAAAGGAGAGCGGCTGGGGGTTGGGGGCTCGCTGTGATCTTACAGGCCCAATCAAGTGGAGACGAGGCCTCATGCAGTGTAACTGCACACCATCGTGCCACGGCACTCAACATCCTGGACACAGAGCAGGTCTCTCGCTAACTAACTGCTTAACCCTTTCAAAGtgcctatgtgtgtgtatgtgtatgtgtgtgtgtgcctgagTATTAGGGGCTCCCCTGCCCTCATCCTCTCATCACCAAACACTAATCAGCCTCACAGACAGCAGCTGCAGGGAGCCTCGCCATGAACCTGGACTGGAGAGGCAGTTATCCGCACCGAGAAGGGAGACAACAGTAGAGCTTAGTGCTCTCGATGGAGCGACTGACACAAGCTGCTTCCTCTCTTACGTCACAATGTCCACTTGTTTAAATCAAGACCCCCCCCCAATAAATGAAGGTATCAACAGTGCCGGAAGATGTGCCCGGGGGGTTGAGagaatttttttcagaaaagatAATGAAACGGGCAATTTAAGGGTGCAATATTAGAACTATGAAgtcactttggggaaaaaatggactTTTGATGCAGTAGGAGTCATGCAGGTCAAGGTGAACCTCTGAGATCCGGCGCAAACTGTTGGGAGAGTTGGGGATGAGGAACACTCAAAAAAGGATGGCGAGATCCAAAATGTGAGACTGTATTCTGAGATTTTGGATTTTAGATGGTCAAAATTCTGAGATTcaaatcaaaattttgagatgaagCATAAATGCTGAcgttaaagtcagaattctgacatTACAGTCACAATTTTGAATTCAAGGAACAATATCAGAATTCTGGGATTGAGGTCTGAATTATGAGTCTTAAATCAGAATcttgttttttctctcttggGCCTAATCCTCTTCAGTACCTGTGAATTAGGAATGCACTCTAAAATATTAGTAACTGGCATAAAAATGCCATCCTGTCATATAGACTAGATTCAATTTGATTTAAGGGTAGCTTTACACATACAGTAAATcatatggtaaaaaaaacttgCTGTCTTGTTGAaaaagagaatttgagttatggAAGCAAATGTGCCACCGTCAATGTACACAAATGTTCACTCAGGAAGCCTTAACTCATTATCTTGAGCAGTGCGCAGAAACAACAGACCTGTGTTCTGACTTTCCTGAATGAAAGTGACATTCATACACACAGAAATCCTCTGTTTTTCATGCTTGgattgggactttttttttcttaagcccAATGTTTATTTCTCTATTGGCAATGATTGCTTAACAGTTTActaaacataaatatacatggtCGCAATAGTAATACTAAACATAGTTCTTCAACATactacatacaaacatacagtaCGAGGGATTCAgcctaatgaaaaaaatgaaactgaatTTGAGAAAACTGAGGTTGAAAATCAATACCAATTACAactgaatatattttttcatattaatataaaacataagattattcagatttttcaaatgaattcctAATTTTAAAAACGTTTTAACCAAACAATGCTGCAGTTCTCATACTTTTTACATAATAAACATCTTATTCATTCGATTTGAGACAAACTTCAAATGTGCACCTGATGACaagaatgaaatattaaaaagaacGCACTGGTGCAGTTAAATGACTTGGACTTTTTTTCTGAATCTGGGATTTGAATGAACGACACCTGCACCTGCACGACCATAGCTCAAACATAACGCGACAAAGCATAACGGGTTTTGCCGTCAGCCCGGATGCAAACCGGGATCGCGTATAGACGGCGCATCTGAACACGGCAGCTCCCATCTGAAAAGGTAATCAACGAGGGTTTAGCTTTGTCCAGGCTGGGAGGTGAACAAGCGAGTCTTTGAGAAGCCCTCTGCCAGTCAGACGGAGAGCTCCAGGCCTCTAACCCTCAGGGGTTAACCTCTCAGACTGCCAAGCAAAATACTGCAAGAGGCTTGCAATTATAGAGACAGTCAAAGGCCACATGCAATTTTCAGCCCTATTTACACAGTAAGAAGCCCCCCAACCCCAAACCACACGAGCAGAAAAGCCAAGGATAGGCAGACTTACGCGATAGATCGAAGGCTTTCGAACCCCTGAAAAAGCCACTATATTTAAGTGGCCACGACTATCCCCTGGCATTTCAGAAAAAATCTATTAAGGATTTCTAATTGAATTACGCCAGTGGAAAAACGGTACACCTCTCcgaataatgcattttttcaaaAGGACAACCATACACTCACATACTACCTCAAGCAcctgtttctcttattttgtaTCAGTTTCTCAGAAAATGTGACATAttaaaaaaacgcttaaaaacAATGAATCTCGACACTGATTTGAAACTGCATTTCTACCTTTTGAATTTGCAGTCCAGGTGAGTGccatttgtattaaaaaatgaacacacacaTGGCGCATAGTCACCTCCCGGTTAGCCAGTGCAGAGGTGCTCTCAGGGGACAATTGAGAAGGGGGCCCCTGCAGCCTCTAACCTACACAGCTGTTCTCCAGGTCCAGAGGCTCTCCAGAGTCTTCTCTGCTTTGGGGACTGGCTGCCCGGGGGCCAATGTGctctaataataacaacaacatcaaGCGTGAAGGCCTTGAGGTCAGACACAAGCGTGACCCTCCCCATCACAGCAGCAGAACCTGGACAGGAGCCAGGACGCCAAGACCTGCCGCAGCCTGGGAGTTCTGCGCCAGAAAGCCAAGCCTAAAGGTGGGACCAGAACgtttgtgggtgggtgggttggtgttttttttattccaaggtCTTCTCATTCGCTCCAATAGCAGATATTGGGGAGACTTCCTCAAAATAGCATTCCTCATAGAATCAGTGACAACTGGATCTTCATGTACTTTCTGGGTTTGGGTCTTGGACGGACGCTGATTTTATCTTGAAATTTCAAACATTCATTAGAAATAATACAATTTATCCAAGTTCTATAAGAAAGAAATAAGTGGGGAATCTTTCATGTAGCGGTATGACTTATGAGTATCGCAAATGTGTCAAGTTATGGAATGGATTGTTTTCATTTCTATTCATTCCAGATTGGAAATACAAGTCAACTGAGTTACTATATCGTTCACGGGGTGAATTACACTCCTAAACGATCATCTGTTGTATTTTGGATGACCTGTCcatccaaatgaataaaaacacaagCCAAGTCTAAAATCGAAATCAATAAAAACAGGAGTCATCATTTTCTTGGAGTGACGTCAGGGTTTGCTGAAACTAATTTCCCTACCAATGTCACCTTTTTGCACTAAATTCTTTCCGTAGCCAGGCCAGCATTGCACTTAAGTTCCCTCAAACGGCTCAATAATCGGCCTTAATTAGCGCAGGGCATCTGGCCATCGTCATCGTACGCTAGAATGCATATTTACTTAGTAAGCCGGAGCGCAGACGTGTAAGAGCTTCACACTGACGTCTGGAAGCGTGTCGCTGTCATATTGTGAGTGACATGTATTGTAACATTTTCCTCCAAACCAGATTTTTATGTGCGGTAAATGTTTGCTAGGCATTCCTTGTTCCAGCGCACACCGCAAACATGATGTATGCATTACTGTTTTACTGtggtttaaaacaaataaagacgTATCCAGAGATGTTGTCGCTCTTCCAAATGGTTTacttttggaatttggtatcaaaagTATCATGTTTCCTTCTCGTTTGCTCTCTAGCCACACGGCATTTTTATCACTTCTTGTAACTCATGTGACAAGCGTGAGAAGTCCTGTCTGGAGTCCTAGACCTTCTAGCAAAATTTGTTTAAGTAGCAGCCTGCCCTCACAAGTTCCCTGTTTCTAGTGTGCCACCCCTCCCTCTCCCTAGGGGTCTTTACAGAAAACTAGACCAGAGTGGCTTTCATATTTGCGCCGAATCGAATACGTCAGCGCGGGATCGCAGTCGGCATCTCCGCGCTGACGAGATTACACAGAGGTTTCCTGTCTCCTCTGGCCAGATAGCATCTGACTGGCTTCTCGCTCCACTCCCATATGGCTCCCTCACAACCTCAGATAGCACCAATTACACTCTAATGGGGCAGTTTTAATTGGAAAGCACGTCTAGTGAATCATACATCCCAGTAAAACCCATCCAATGCGACACGGCTCATTTAGGAGATTAACACACAGGCTGGCCAAACAACACCGGGATAAAGAGGCTGTTAACGTGACCATCAAAAGACGCTAAGTTCAGAGTTGTGTTTTGAGAGTTTGACGTCCCACTATCGAGTTTTTTCCCTCAACAAATAAGACTGACGCAGATTCACAACTAtttaaattgtacaaaaaaatcatttatgtaaCGGTTGCACTCTGCATAGTGGAAACCGATGGCATATGCAAGGGTAAAGATTCagataaaattataaataataaaaagtgaCAGTCCTAAGTCTTCCCTTACCTGCACATCTGTCATTTGCATGAATTTCCTCCCGTCCGTTTACAGCTGGATATACAGACCACCGACCAAGTGGACATTCTTCACTTTCACCATCACATCCTTCACTTCACAAACAAACTTATCGTCAGCCCATCTGAAAGCGGCTCGAGAAGCTCCATCTTAGCACTGTGAGACACAATTAAAAGATGTCAAACTTGGTTTCCTTTACGCCGTTTTGGCCTTGCATGTCAGAGTACCAAACGTGATCTTAGTGAGGGGTCATTTAGCAGTGAAAGGGGACCGGGTCGGTCCCGCGGGGTCCTTGGGGAATGTGGCTATCTGAAGAGCACAAAAGAAGGAACATGATAAGCCAAGCTTTGCTTGAGGTGGATGCCCTCTCTTTTCGAAACGCATTTGCTCCTGGGAATTTGGTAGCTGAGATGCCGCCAAACCACACACGTATCATATTTAGAGGGCCCGTCAGTGCGACTGGGCTCCAGTCCAAAGTCCTGACTGTCTGCCTTGGAGCGGAGATGCCGGAGGCGCCACGAAGCCCAAATACCGCAGGTGAAACCAAATATTCCAGTCTAGCTCAATACCGTCGCTTCCATTCACACAATATTAAAAGGAGAGAAAACACCTTGATCATGTGCATCCCAGTGGGAAGAATCTGGTTTAATAAAGTCAAAGGGCAGTATCTCATTTTTCCGACGTGTAATCACAGAGGAAAAACAATATTGACCGTCAAAAGCCAATATTTCCCAGAGGCAGGCAAAATAGCCGTTGTCACATATTGTACCACCTTTGAGTTTTACACGCATGGTGTGAATTACATCACGTTTATCACACAAGGCTAAGCTCATGAGCAGGgtcatttttatgtttaaacaTTAATATTTAGTACATTAACAGCGACCTTAGAAATGCACGATTTGAGCACTTTGTGCAAATGTCCACGGTCACTTATATACTTATAGTTTTTTTATCGCGTTAAGTCTATCTTAAACATGCTGGTCGCAGGCTGCCAAATGTCACCATTTATGCACGTTACGTCGTCAGAAATACGAGAGTGAATCGGACTTAATGGCAATTTCTCACACAAATTCACCTCCCACATGTCAGCACTTACACGACATAATCGACAGCCGGTGTCCCCATGGAACAAAAGCTCGGCGATTTAGGGCCCGCTGAATTGGCGATAATAGCGTGTCGCCACAAGGAAACGCCACCTTCTCTGCGGCCAAGTGATTGACTACAGAATGGAAATTAGCATGCTGAGCATCTGGCTTTAAATCGGTTGCTTATTTAAAAGCAAAACGACAAAAAAGAAATGTACTTACGAAAATCTAAGTATAAAAATAAGGCATAGCCCGAGCTCAGTTCAATGCAAATAGCAAGTGAGACGAGGCCTCTTGTACGCATGAGTGGGGTTCAATCAAGCGGCATTATAGATATGGCGAGTTCCAAGGTTTTGTCTTATTACAAGTGGAAGAGGTGTGTCATACGGGGTAAAATTGACCTGGCAGTCCTGATTTAGTGACAAAATGCTGAAGTATCATAAAGTGTGATGAGTATTTCCCGGTGATGTGCAAAAGCTACAGAAGTACAAAGGTTTTCAATTGAACACCACAATAATCATTAGCGCATAGAGGCACTCGACATCAGTGGCAATTAGAAGTTGCACTATCCACAAGAGGGTTCCTGAACAAAGTGAGATTGCGAGCAGGTACACTATCGGTAAAAAGCATGCTGGAAACACATTAACCAGACACAAAGGGAGCAGCCCATAACACCAGAAGCCTTATTGGGGCACTCGATTAACACATCGGTGGCCATTGATGGCACCAGATGTCTAATGCATTTCCAGttggagaaaagaaaaatggccaAATGATGGGTAGGTagtatgataaaaaaaactcagttgACTTCTAAGTCAAGGTAGCACCGTCCTGCTGAAGAAATGGATAAAGTGAGGGAACTAGAAAtacaatttttatttgaagTGCTTCCAAACAGTGAaacaatgggaaacattcaagaaaaaaaaatctacaaacaTGACTGATCTTGCAAGTGTGGGACTTACCCCCCAACACAGCGCACTAATCCTCCAGTGTACCAACACAAGCTGGGAGGCAAAGATGGAGGTTTTTCCACTGCAACCCACGACTCAACTACTGTAAAAAGACTCAGCAATTCGAACAGTGATTGGATTGTACGTCTTAATGAGTGCTCTTTCTTAGTTGTAGCGAGAGTTCACGAGGGCTTTGTACACACAAACCGCACAATGGAGAGGGTGGGCTCCTGGCTAGTGGTCTCTTGCAATCAAGCCTGGGCCGCCAGCCTTTCGATAATTCTTCGGTAGTCTTCCAAAACCACCTGGTAGCTCTTTTCCAGCTCCTCGTGCTGCATCTGAGTGTCCATCTGACCCAATTGGGACACGACTTCCTCCAAACGCAAGCACTTTGTCATCTTCGTTAGCTCCCGTTGGTTTTTCTGTTGGACACAAGCGCCATGACTTAGTTAGTGCGGGTCAAAACGGTAGTTTAGTCAATTAAGAAATGGTTTCTTACCTCTACTGCATTAACATGTGTCACTATATAAAATTAGcagatgaaaaaacatttacccTTTTGTACAGATGCCAATATTTTTCTCTACAATTCAGCCATTTAGGGTTTAAAGACTCAGAAGTGAAGCAAAACAGTCGATGCCAGGATTAGTGATCACACAGCTAAAAGTAAGTTGTTGACTCGATAATACTTTGGGATGATATTTCCCAATACTGGGTTCCCCACTAAACATTATTAACATTGCTTGTAAACGCACCTCATCCTCTCGGACTCCTGTCTGACCAATCTTCCCGCTTATTATCCTTTGGTAAGAGTAGTCATATTGAGACAGCAATGCTAGTTACATTAGGTAGCATGTATATTCAATCGAGTTTTGTATCATTATCCCCTGTATATTTTCTCTCTATATGCCAAACTCCCATGTAGCACATTAAAACTGTAGTCAAAATTGCCACTCTATTACTAAGCAAATTGCcccttcatttcattcattgcaTTTTTACCTAGCAATAATCATGAGCTATATACATGAATTACATTCCACATTTCAGGTCCAACTTTTTCTCACTGAAATTCCACATGCACGCAGGAATGTGAAAAGAATCACTCAAGTAGCAGAGAGATTTGATTCTCTTACAATTACAAAGCAGCGGTATCCGACATTCAACTAACTAAAAGCCAAATCTCCTCAGGGAAGGAAAAACTGTCAGCATCTGGCTACCAGATCTCTTGCTTGCCAATTCACCCCGTGGGGCCTTGTCTATGTCCCACTCTGCCTTTTTTGGAGGCGTGGTTTCCCTACAGAGAGCAGAATGCCTTGTGGTTTGTATACAAAGCGACTCCTATAGAAAACGTCACATGAAAACAGGATGTAAGAGGTTATGCTAGGTCATGGAACTTTACGCTACTATTTCATTGAATTTTACTCAGTTGTGAAGAAAACTTGCTACAACAAACATATACAAGTCTAATAGCCGTTACATGAGAAAGTGCTAAAAATTCATTTCCAGTGAGATTATTTCTGCCAAAGCCataatgtattatatataaataatcagACCAAATATGTGCTGTTGGAGCAGCAACAAAGTAGCAATTATCAAACCCTTAAAAGAAGATGGAAGAGAATGGGAAAGAAGTACACTAATTTTAACAGAGATGGAAGAGTCGTCTTCTTAGTTTAATGGAATAAAACATACCCTGTATGGTCCGAACAGCCTTTTCTTCACCGCCAAGCAGTACGCTTTGGATTTTGCCTCGTCACTCATGTCCGTCACTCTCAGACGAAGGATTTCATACACCCTCCTTGCATGTTTCTATAAAGGAAATAATTGGATTAAACTGATGGGACATTTTGGATCAAAACTTGTCAATAAAAAAAGTCCAGTAAAGAATGGCGAATCACTTTAAAAAGATTTGGAACACAAATTGCCAAAAACCCTAAATTATAGCCATACTATTCCAGGTTGGACAGGTTTGCCAAACCAAGGAACATTCtcccaaaagtaaaaaaaaaaaaagtcatagttGACTTTCAGTATTTTGGACTTTTAGGAAAATGGAATGAGTTAAAATGATAAAGAATAGGAACTTGGAAcaacgggggggaaaaaaaatcacaacagaAGACAGTGACAGGATGTCACAAGCATCTACTAATTGTTGATTCAATATTTTAGTCCTTTAATAGgttgacatttttcaacatCCGTCATTGTGAGGAAATGACCGAGCAATTATCGACGAGCAccttgttgattttcagtttCTTTTGTGCCTCTTCAACCATTTCGGCTGACAGGCCCTCGTGCAGTTTGTCCTCAGCGAAGGCCGGGAGGCCTTGACAAAGCTTGACCAGCACATAGTCCCTTAGCTTTATGTAGCTCTCCGAAGGATCTTCAGCTAGATTAGAGTCAGGAAAGACCGATAAAAATCTATCAGCTTTGTTTGTTACCCTGAAAGTGGGAACATGAAGCTTTTTCATGTATAATTATGAACGAACGGACATCTTAGTGCCACAAGGCTTTGCTTGCTGTAAGCgctaaaactatatatatatgctcTTGCCCCGATAAATCCAAGCTGAAATTGTAGCAAaccattatcttttttttttctttttacattttcaatacAACCCTAGCCTGCTAATGCTCCAAAAGAAAATCACTTAAAACACTCAGTCTACCAGCAGTGGGTTGCACCATTGGATTTACGAAGCTTGCCGGCTTAGTAACTAAGGGGGGTGTGGAGATTTTGCCAAAGGTCAATTTCACTTTTCAAATTCCAATCCAGGATGACTCTTTTGTATTCATCCCTCGTCTCTACGCAGCCATGTCCACAGCTTAGATCGGGTAAATTTCAATAAAGCCTCAGCGGGCCAGTTTTCATGCCAGCTCCTAAAATTAACTTTCCCCACAGGATCCAGTCGCAGCAGTTATAAATCAATCTAACCATTTGTGACTGAACCATATATTTTTCGTAGAAGTTGTCTTCCAATATAACTGAATATTCTAAAGGGTGTTAGCAGCAGGACAGTGTGATTCACTGAAATTGTGATTTGGGGTTTTcacaaaacattattttcaaagaaaaaatgtggCGGAAGCATGAATGTATCTTGCATTGCTTGCAGAATGTGAATAAGAGgtaagaagatttttttttttaattttttttattatatattattagaaTAGTTAATGTATTGTCCATAACAATGGGGACAATAGAATTGAGTATGCAAACCCTGAATAATAGAactgaaaaagatcggtaaagttTGCATTTCAGTTGCATTAACACGAAGCTATGAAATCAATAAATCCTGATTattaaaacaatcttttatcattttttccccGAAAAACAATACGCCTGTTTTTGACCAACATGGTCAGAATAATACTGTTTAcacattatatttattaatgcaATTCATCATTTGGAATGATTGCCGCTCTGATTAAAAGTACTACTTGTTGTACTCAGATCCTATTTGTAATCACTCACCTGTGATGTCTTGAACCTTTGGCATGCTAGAATAAAATCTGTGCACTGCTTCCAATAGTTGTGCTCCATGGCCTTCACCTTGGAACGGTGGCAGGATCAGCATTTGGCTAAAAGAGCACCCAAACAAACAATGTGATGAAAAAGGACTTGATTTATAAAATAGTTCAGTAATACATGCTGTCATTTTCTGATATCTTGGTAATAGGACTGCAGAAACAGAAACATAGTCACTTTGATCCCTCAATGCTATTAATTCAGTCACATCAAATGCGTGTTTATAAAGTTGTTTTCAGATACAATAACGCTTGTTTCATTATGAAACCCCTGATTGGTGATCTAAGCCAGTGATTTGGCTCATTCTTTGGGAAGAGGATAAAGAAATGTGCAATTTTCCCCCAAACAAAAGAAAGGGACAGCTCACACTGGCCCAGCAATTACCTTACACGTGGCcgggttttgtctgggtacgCGTAGTAATTATAAACTGTCATGTAGCCAATGGTTGCATAGAGGGTCTCCCCATCTTTTTTGTACTTTTCAAATCTGCAGACAAAACACAAAGATGAGCAGGTCAATTACAAGTACACTTTCATGCAGTGACCATTTTAGCTTCTATGGTTTGCCCTCGTCCCAAAACGCCAGCAAGTTAGAGCAGCTTCGCCTGATCGCTACACCTGCCGCAACCTGAATACATTATGCACTTAATTGGAGTACTGCAACTTAGAGGAAGATAAAGGCCTGAAAGAGGGACTGAGCTCCTCAAAAATCACTTCAGTCCATTTTGCCCATTGTTGCCATTAATAGGTACCAAGGGAAAGGAAACACTGGCAGAGGCTCT
This window encodes:
- the hat1 gene encoding histone acetyltransferase type B catalytic subunit, translated to MAGVNNMEKKLAEFKCDTNEAVCLKLIRFPDEVDDDGTTFHPEYSHQIFGDDEVAFGYKGLQIQLFYTAGSLTTLYKVKYSSKVTETFDCVEPDDIDTKLREIVPAGFICNTDDFITLLEKEANFRPFGSLLHVYTCHNEDAGELTYQIHKADLSCPGFRDYHERLQTFLMWFIETASFIDPDDDRWDFFLVFEKYKKDGETLYATIGYMTVYNYYAYPDKTRPRVSQMLILPPFQGEGHGAQLLEAVHRFYSSMPKVQDITAEDPSESYIKLRDYVLVKLCQGLPAFAEDKLHEGLSAEMVEEAQKKLKINKKHARRVYEILRLRVTDMSDEAKSKAYCLAVKKRLFGPYRKNQRELTKMTKCLRLEEVVSQLGQMDTQMQHEELEKSYQVVLEDYRRIIERLAAQA